Proteins encoded within one genomic window of Flavobacterium sp. NG2:
- a CDS encoding glycine zipper family protein, which translates to MKLLYITLLSLVIFSCKNQGEMSVEEAKQATVDSMKIAIEKQRVIDSMQIEMNKVKAEKEVIVVKQPTATTTVTERKKMSGAAKGALIGAGVGAVTGAAISDKKGEGAIIGGLAGAGVGAGTGAIIDESKKK; encoded by the coding sequence ATTGTCGTTGGTTATTTTCTCTTGTAAAAATCAAGGAGAAATGAGCGTTGAAGAAGCAAAACAGGCAACTGTAGATTCAATGAAAATTGCTATTGAAAAGCAAAGAGTGATTGATTCCATGCAAATTGAAATGAATAAAGTTAAAGCTGAGAAAGAAGTTATTGTAGTTAAACAGCCTACGGCTACAACTACTGTTACCGAACGAAAAAAAATGAGTGGAGCCGCTAAAGGAGCCTTAATTGGGGCAGGTGTTGGAGCTGTAACAGGAGCAGCTATTAGTGATAAAAAAGGAGAAGGTGCTATAATAGGAGGTCTGGCTGGTGCTGGTGTTGGTGCTGGTACAGGAGCTATTATCGATGAAAGTAAAAAGAAGTAA
- a CDS encoding NAD(P)/FAD-dependent oxidoreductase: protein MQTPKKIAIVGSGLVGSLLAIYLRKAGHIIHVYDRSPDIRQIEFSGRSINLAMSNRGWKALDGVGVGDAVREIALPMDKRAIHLVDKLNFQNYGQEGEAIYSISRGILNRKMIDLAEEAGAEFFFEQKIWDVTLKEATLHVGETERGIWDELKYDVVFGADGAFSRIRHRMQRQSMFNYSQEFLNLGYKELNIPANPDGSHKLDSTSFHIWPRGDYMLIALPNLDGSFTCTLFMPFEGENSFDLLKDKKDVAEFFAKNFPDSIEVIPKLTEDFFKNPTSTLVTMKCFPWTYGDKVALIGDACHAIVPFYGQGMNAGFEDITVLYEIIEKYGDDWEMIFSEYQNIRKPDADAIAELSYRNFIEMGTKTADEKFLLQKKIEKRFSDKYPEKWVPLYSRVTFSDRPYTEALAIGDRQDEIMKKILEMKDIEKLWDSELVENKILELMEEL, encoded by the coding sequence ATGCAAACTCCCAAAAAGATAGCTATTGTAGGTTCGGGTTTAGTAGGTTCCTTACTAGCTATTTACTTACGTAAAGCCGGTCATATTATACACGTCTACGACCGAAGTCCTGACATTAGACAAATAGAATTTTCAGGTCGATCTATTAATCTAGCGATGTCTAATCGTGGCTGGAAAGCTTTAGATGGTGTGGGAGTAGGAGATGCGGTTCGTGAGATAGCTTTGCCTATGGATAAAAGGGCTATTCACTTGGTCGACAAACTTAATTTTCAAAATTACGGACAAGAAGGAGAAGCAATCTATTCAATTTCTAGAGGAATATTGAATCGTAAGATGATTGATTTGGCAGAAGAAGCCGGTGCGGAATTTTTCTTTGAACAAAAAATTTGGGATGTTACTTTAAAAGAAGCCACTTTACATGTAGGTGAAACAGAAAGAGGTATTTGGGACGAACTTAAATATGATGTCGTTTTTGGTGCTGATGGTGCTTTTTCAAGAATTCGTCATCGTATGCAACGCCAAAGTATGTTCAACTATTCACAAGAATTTTTGAATTTGGGGTATAAAGAATTGAATATTCCAGCTAATCCAGATGGTTCTCATAAGTTAGATAGTACTTCGTTTCATATTTGGCCACGTGGTGATTATATGTTGATTGCTTTGCCAAATCTAGATGGAAGCTTTACTTGTACCCTTTTTATGCCTTTTGAGGGAGAGAATTCTTTTGATTTGCTTAAAGATAAAAAAGATGTAGCTGAATTTTTTGCTAAGAATTTCCCTGATTCTATTGAAGTGATACCTAAGTTAACAGAAGATTTTTTCAAAAACCCAACAAGTACATTAGTAACAATGAAATGTTTTCCTTGGACTTATGGTGATAAAGTGGCTCTAATTGGTGATGCTTGTCATGCTATTGTTCCTTTTTATGGGCAAGGGATGAATGCGGGATTTGAGGATATTACAGTTCTGTATGAAATAATTGAAAAATATGGTGATGACTGGGAAATGATTTTTTCTGAATATCAAAATATTAGAAAACCAGATGCCGATGCTATAGCTGAATTGTCTTATCGCAATTTTATTGAGATGGGTACCAAAACCGCTGACGAAAAATTTCTTTTACAGAAAAAAATAGAAAAACGTTTCTCAGATAAATATCCAGAAAAATGGGTGCCTCTTTATAGTAGGGTTACTTTTAGTGATAGGCCTTATACTGAAGCTCTTGCAATTGGAGATAGGCAAGATGAGATAATGAAAAAAATTCTCGAAATGAAAGATATCGAAAAGCTCTGGGATAGTGAGTTGGTAGAGAATAAGATTTTAGAATTAATGGAAGAATTGTAA